One window from the genome of Pyrus communis chromosome 16, drPyrComm1.1, whole genome shotgun sequence encodes:
- the LOC137721034 gene encoding F-box/kelch-repeat protein At3g23880-like, with product MADDGGELSIFSSNYEDIIVEILSWLPVISLLRFRCVCKSWRALISTSDFITKHLGRTNYNDNNKNILIIFERPFRLSRHFCDPPSRFPQIVDYLSLKKKNVVSSVSASESAAAIRRDLEDEFPDDTSLKDSTLVGSCNGLICLLLEPPRGDWSHSYRKRYENKRLLLWNPSTRTTRKLPDIDCFRSSPSFYGFGYDSTTQDYKVLLGGFDYPAERKLVAIFALKTGSWKIVSESYLQVSDINMRGCFLNGALHWTDMNSTNTGTTIRSFDFAQEKFRFFSHIKHKGCSMWTGVGTTGDRLFFHTSCIDQLNHPADLEYVFTVVLG from the coding sequence ATGGCGGATGATGGTGGAGAATTGTCGATCTTCTCCTCCAACTATGAAGATATAATCGTAGAGATACTTTCATGGCTACCGGTTATATCTCTCCTCCGATTCCGTTGTGTATGCAAGTCATGGCGTGCCTTAATCTCCACTTCCGATTTCATCACCAAGCACCTAGGACGTACCAACTACAACGATAACAATAAGAATATCTTGATCATCTTTGAACGTCCCTTTCGACTTTCCCGTCACTTTTGTGATCCCCCATCTCGATTTCCCCAAATCGTAGACTACCTAtcactgaagaagaagaacgtTGTCTCCAGCGTCTCCGCCTCCGAGTCTGCAGCAGCAATACGTAGAGACCTTGAAGATGAATTTCCAGATGATACTAGTCTCAAGGATTCAACCCTTGTGGGTTCTTGCAATGGCCTCATCTGCCTACTACTTGAACCTCCACGTGGTGACTGGTCTCACTCGTACAGAAAACGGTATGAAAACAAAAGACTTCTCTTGTGGAACCCTAGTACCAGAACAACCCGTAAGCTACCAGACATCGATTGTTTTCGTTCGAGCCCAAGTTTTTATGGATTCGGCTATGATTCCACCACTCAAGACTACAAGGTCCTTTTGGGCGGTTTTGATTATCCCGCTGAAAGAAAATTGGTTGCAATCTTTGCACTCAAAACGGGTTCATGGAAGATTGTTAGTGAAAGCTACCTCCAGGTTTCCGACATAAACATGCGAGGGTGCTTCTTAAATGGAGCTCTACATTGGACTGATATGAACTCTACGAATACTGGAACAACAATCAGGTCCTTTGATTTCGCACAGGAGAAATTTCGTTTCTTTTCCCATATTAAGCATAAAGGATGTTCCATGTGGACGGGAGTGGGAACTACTGGAGATCGTCTCTTCTTTCACACTTCCTGCATTGATCAGTTAAATCATCCAGCTGACTTGGAGTACGTCTTCactgttgtgctaggatag
- the LOC137721534 gene encoding uncharacterized protein: MLCSVPATKSGSNWLNRLRSNKGFPTCESSDLDNFLTRNLSSSSEFPNPNVVSPCTNSTRPDSDRVDNRYGTSYPSRDDQSGAIIGMMSNVLSELFFMGGADESSKISGKKIPRKQANPRVCVASSSNSNGDATANAAEEKSSGCERNVENAFDKSASDNSSLVGKKKKKKKEGGGNVGGGECEGEEEEEEEDKGEMKGYSRSEVTVIDTSCGVWKTDKLVFRRKNVWKVREKKVKGRSFGRHKRKVVDEEHVGDDIDKKKAKVSVLDVEAGGDECIALNSTHEGQKPQNDTLDNLNDGGEEFDKYLPDNKTKDIRKGFPFNRTPRNLEKHGSSVICVKGLPTDGKKRRKAS; the protein is encoded by the exons ATGCTCTGTTCTGTGCCAGCGACCAAGTCCGGGTCGAACTGGCTGAACCGGCTCCGGTCCAACAAAGGCTTCCCCACCTGCGAGAGTTCCGACCTCGATAACTTCCTTACCCGAAACCTAAGCTCTTCCTCGGAATTCCCGAATCCCAATGTTGTCTCACCATGCACAAATTCGACTCGCCCGGATTCGGACCGAGTCGATAATCGCTACGGAACATCGTACCCCAGCCGAGACGACCAGAGTGGGGCAATCATCGGGATGATGAGCAATGTTCTGTCGGAGCTATTTTTTATGGGCGGCGCCGACGAAAGCTCtaaaatttctgggaaaaagaTTCCTAGAAAGCAAGCAAACCCCAGAGTCTGTGTCGCTTCCTCGAGCAACTCTAATGGCGACGCCACTGCAAATGCAGCGGAAGAGAAGAGCTCCGGCTGCGAGCGGAATGTCGAAAATGCCTTCGACAAGTCGGCGTCCGATAACAGCAGCTtggtggggaagaagaagaagaagaagaaggaaggggGAGGGAATGTGGGTGGTGGGGAATGtgagggggaggaggaggaggaggaggaagataaGGGGGAGATGAAAGGGTATTCGAGAAGCGAAGTGACGGTGATCGATACGAGCTGCGGGGTTTGGAAGACGGATAAGTTGGTGTTTAGGAGGAAGAATGTGTGGAAAGTTAGGGAGAAGAAGGTCAAGGGGAGGAGCTTTGGGAGACATAAGAGGAAAGTGGTTGATGAGGAACATGTTGGTGATGACATTGACAAAAAGAAAGCTAAGGTTTCGGTTTTGGATGTTGAAGCTGGTGGGGATGAATGTATAGCTCTCAACTCCACACATGAA GGACAGAAGCCGCAAAATGACACACTAGATAATCTTAATGATGGAGGGGAAGAATTCGACAAATACCTGCCGGATAATAAAACCAAAGATATAAGAAAAGG GTTTCCTTTCAACCGAACACCGAGAAATTTGGAGAAGCATGGCTCCTCTGTTATATGTGTTAAAGGCCTTCCTACAGATGGtaaaaaaaggaggaaagctTCATAG
- the LOC137720953 gene encoding large ribosomal subunit protein P1-like — translation MSTAELACSYAAMILQDDGIAVTAEKIAALVKSANVAVESYWPGLFAKLAEKKNLEDLFLNACASGGSAPAAVTASAGGAGGAASAAAPVVEEKKEEAKEESDDDMGFSLFD, via the exons ATGTCGACCGCCGAGCTTGCTTGCTCCTACGCCGCCATGATCCTTCAGGATGATGGCATTGCCGTCACT GCTGAGAAGATCGCCGCCTTGGTGAAATCTGCTAATGTGGCGGTGGAGTCATACTGGCCTGGCCTCTTTGCCAAGCTTGCAGAAAAGAAAAACCTCGAGGACCTTTTCTTGAATGCTTGCGCTAGCGGTGGTTCAGCTCCCGCAGCTGTGACTGCTTCTGCTGGTGGTGCAGGTGGTGCTGCCAGCGCCGCTGCTCCTGTAGTCGAGGAGAAGAAG GAAGAAGCAAAGGAAGAGAGCGACGATGACATGGGATTCAGCTTGTTCGATTAG
- the LOC137720545 gene encoding serine/arginine-rich splicing factor SR34A-like, with the protein MSGRFSRTIYVGNLPSDIKEWEVEDLFYKYGRIVDIELKIPPRPPCYSFVEFESSRDAEDAIRGRDGYNFDGCRLRVELAHGGRGPSSSDRRGGYDRGSSGGGSGGGRFGVSRHSEYRVIVRNLPSSASWQDLKDHMRKAGDVCFAEVSRDSEGTYGLVDYTNSDDMKYAIRKLDDTEFKNPWARTHIRVKYYDRSPSRSRSRSRSRSRSVRRNRSKSLDRSVSKSVSRSVSRSRSPSPVKSSRPRSISRSRSRSRSESPLAARSGSA; encoded by the exons ATGAGTGGCCGATTTTCTCGCACGATCTACGTTGGCAACCTTCCCTCAGATATAAAAGAATGGGAGGTTGAAGATCTATTCTACAAG TATGGCCGCATAGTGGATATTGAACTGAAGATTCCACCTCGTCCTCCATGTTATTCTTTTGTTGAG TTTGAGAGTTCTCGGGATGCAGAAGATGCAATCAGGGGGCGTGATGGGTATAACTTTGATGGGTGCCGTTTAAGG GTTGAACTTGCCCATGGTGGTAGGGGCCCATCTTCAAGTGATCGTCGTGGTGGATATGACCGAGGCAGCAGTGGCGGAGGCAGTGGTGGGGGACGATTTGGTGTTTCACGTCATTCTGAATATCGAG TTATTGTTCGTAATCTCCCTTCTTCAGCCTCGTGGCAAGACTTGAAG GATCATATGCGTAAAGCTGGTGATGTGTGTTTTGCTGAGGTTTCTCGTGACAGTGAAG GGACTTATGGCTTGGTCGATTATACAAATTCTGATGACATGAAATATGCT atCCGGAAGCTTGATGATACTGAATTCAAAAATCCTTGGGCAAGGACTCATATTCGG GTTAAATATTACGATAGGAGTCCCTCAAGGAGTCGTAGTAGAAGTCGTAGCAGAAGCCGAAGTGTGAGAAGGAATCGGAG CAAGTCATTGGACCGATCTGTATCAAAATCAGTATCAAGATCAGTATCAAGATCTAGGTCTCCATCGCCGGTTAAATCTTCCAG GCCACGATCAATATCAAGGTCAAGGTCAAGGTCAAGGTCAGAATCACCCCTAGCG GCTCGGTCTGGTAGTGCCTGA